The sequence TTCAGTAGCTACTCATGATTTGCCTATTTCTCTGAATGCATGCTATGAACGATTGCCATTAGCCTTTTTCTCCGCTGTCTCTTCGACCTTATGTTGAACGACACTCTCATCTGGAACATCATTGTCAGCACTACTCGACTAAAAGCATAGGaggaaacaagaaaaaaaaatacatggaattatggaatctattaatTAAAACTTCAACAAATCTATATGTTTGAGATATAAAAATTGATCCTACCGCTTGTTTACTCCAAAAATGCTGAGACAAGTTCTTCAACTCATTTTTCCTGACGGGCATTTGTAAGCAGTACCTGATCGAGTCTTGCAAGGACATCACTACATTAATACGAGGATTAAGCCTACTCTACcacaaaattaaattatttcaaatttgaGTTTTGCCAGATGTCATACTTATAACCAGAATGTTTTTGCAGGCATCATGCTCCATATTTAAGGTTAGGAGAGCATATCCAGAGATTGATGGCAGCTCAACTTCTGTCAAAATAAGGTCTATGTTTTCGGGGCTCCCTTTCAACACCTCCAATCCTTTTAAGCCATCATAAACAGCAGCGACTGGAACAGAGCAAAGGGAAatataatctttaaaaaaaaaaaaaacagaaaagcCAATTGCAAGACACTCAAAGTTGCAGTAAAAACCACATTCTTCGAATAACACTCGTAGACTTGCATGGGCTTAACAAAATATGTTTAACCCAATAAAGATACTTGCAgcgaaaaatatataatttgaagtTACGTTAACGTCAAGTCGTCAACTACATTAGCATGATTCATTGCTAttcataaaaatctaaaaaaagaATTAATGACCAGAT comes from Henckelia pumila isolate YLH828 chromosome 4, ASM3356847v2, whole genome shotgun sequence and encodes:
- the LOC140894755 gene encoding two-component response regulator-like APRR5; its protein translation is MEHDACKNILVIMMSLQDSIRYCLQMPVRKNELKNLSQHFWSKQASSSADNDVPDESVVQHKVEETAEKKANGNRS